gttAGGAATTAGCCCTAATATTTTACTTGACATTATTCAACGCGTCCTGTGTTGAATGGCATTTGCATGGCAATGGGAATGCAAAGAAGGggtctttcttttcttctctggAATTTTTCGAAAGTCAAGACTCGGTCTCCTCATTCGTCGCGAAATTTGGAGCCCTCAATTACAATTCTACCCTCCCTCCCGAAAATTGTTAgtcatgaaaaattatatttaccaaactacatataaaaaaaaatcatgccCATAACAAACAAAAAAGGGAGAATTTTGTGCATGCATCAACACTCGTTCTcgatttgaaacaaataattcTGGATTTAACTCTGATGATGAGAGCTTTTTGCTCATTTAATTTCccaattattaatttctaatAAGTTCACTGACGTCTTTTGTAAtctcaaaaaaagaaaaaaaaaactcatgtAACATTCTAGATCTTCATTGtgtttaataaaaaagaaagatttaTATTTGTTGGTCTACAGGTATTCTTTCGGTTGGCACTATTGTAACTTTCATACTAGCGTGGATCTATTAGAAGATTAGAAAGGCGAAATAAATAGGCACGGAAAGTTCAATTAATGAGAATATAACCCATGATCCTTGAGTTCCAAGTTGAAGGTTAGTGTAGCTGGACcaaactttaattttctttctcaaCATCCATCTAATTTTATTCAATGAAAAGTTTAATTGACGATCGTAAGAGAcatgtttgtttatttataaacTTGTACAAATCCCACTTGCACTTAAGGTCCAACTCCATGGGCCTCGACTTGGGGGTAACATACATCAATTAATGTGGACAAACGATATATAGGATAAGATAGCATCTTATATACGTAAGTCACCGATCTTAAATTAACTTGTTGAATCAAGTGAGAAACATTGATAATCGACTGAGCCTTGAAGGTAGTTGTTTCAGCTTGGTAATGTCCaaattatatttatcaatTCAAATTGGGTGATGGGACTAGGAGAAGGGAAGTAATAGGCTCCTTAAAAGGTTCctttcaaatggaaaatttcACATTGAATTTAATCTTTTTGTAAGCTAATACGAGATCTtatcatattttaaaataccGATTTTGTCTCAACATTTTAAGATCTATACGATAACTTTATCAATCGATGATTTTGCTGATAGAGTTACCCTGTAATTGTTGCTGAAAGCACTTTTTCTCTTAATACTTTGAAGCAAATACTACTTACTTCTCCCAAGGAAAAGATGGAAAAACGTGCACTACATATCAATGTGTAGGACCGTGGAGTGGCAATCTTGGTAATATTGCACTCAACTGAGGGTAATGCAGTCAGTGAAGCTGATGTTTATTTGCTCGTCAGATCCATCTCCTATACATTGACTAGGAATGAAGGTAGACTTGATTAGAATATTCCCCATAAGCAAAGACTACAAATAGAATGAATACCTTCAcacacgcatatatatatatatacacatacatatataacatGTATCTGAAATTcagaataatttaaagacttcggCTTAATTAGTCAACATTCCAAGCTCGGCTCCAACCTCCAAACCAGACCCCAACTATATATTTAAAACCCCTCTCTTGAATCTCGTTCATCCTTCATCTCAAAGCCATCAAACTCTCAAGCAATTTCATTCCTCGCTAGGGTGATTTTGCTTGGTCATCTCAAGCACCAGCTACCTAGGCAAATTACATATATAGCTCGAAACCATGGCAATCTCATCGTTGGTGATCCATAACCCGATTCCGGTCGCTCGATTATCCGGTGGTACGAATCGGGTGGGCATAATTCGGTCCCACCGCAGTGTAGCTTTTGATGTTCATCCACAGTCGAAACCATCGAATGGGATGGCTGCATCGCCCCTGAACCACCTCCACCTCCATACCGAAGCACCACCTAGAACCGATTTTGTCGACTCCTCTACCAGCCATTTATGTCGCTATGAAGAAATGCTATCTGTGCCGCCAAAGTCCCCCAGAGAAGTAATAGCCAGTAAATGGCATGAGATACATGGTTCGACGGAGTGGGAGAATCTCCTTGACCCTCTTCACCCGTGGCTGCGACGAGAGATCATCAAGTATGGGGAGTTTGCGCAGGCAGCCTATGATGCGTTCGACTTCGATCGGTTCTCAGAGCACTGTGGAAGCTGCAAGTACAacaaatgtaaattttttgaCTCGCTCGGCCTGATCCACAATGGCTATGAGGTTACTGAGTACATCCACGCGATGTCCCACCTGCACATGCCGAGATGGCTCGAGCGATCCCATCTGGTGAACACGTGGAGCAAGGATTCGAACTGGATAGGGTTCGTGGCTGTGAGCAACAATGAGGAGACAGAGAGGATTGGACGCAGGGACATCGTGGTCACCTGGCGAGGGACAATGGCTCCATCAGAGTGGTACGACAACTTGCAAAGGGAGTTAGAGCCTTTCGGGCATGGAGAGGCTAGGGTTGAGCATGGGTTCTGGAGCATATACACTTCTAAGAGCGCCTCGACGAGGTACAACAAGTGCAGCGCATCCGAGCAAGCAATGAGGGAGATTACAAGACTCGTCAAGCAATATCAAACCAGAGGAGAAGAAGTGAGCCTTACGATAACTGGCCACAGCCTAGGTGGTGCACTGGCTCTCTTTAACGCTTATGAAGCTGCACAATCAATCCCGGGGGTCCACATCAGCGTCATTTCATTTGCAAGCCCCAGGGTCGGTAATGCCGCCTTCAGGGATGAGCTCCACCATCTGGGCATCAAGATCCTAAGGGTCGTCCTGAAGCAAGACATCGTCCCGAAGATGCCAGGCTTCATACTGAACGAAGGCTTGGAGAGGTTCGAGGACATCACAGGACCGCTGGAGTGGGTGTACACCCATGCGGGAAAGGAACTAAAACTCGACGCCTGTGCTTCCCCCTACCTAAAGCGAGGGCTCAACCCAATGGGATTCCACAGCGTAGAGACGTATATGCACCTTGTGGATGGGTTCGCGAAGACAGGTTCGGGATTCAGGGCAGATGCAAAGAGGGATATCACCCTCGTGAACAAGGCATGTGACTTGCTGGCCGATGAGCTGCGGATACCACCTTGGTGGCAACAGGAGGCCAATAAAGGACTGGTCTGTAATGAGTATGGGAGGTGGGTGAGACCTAGGAGGGACCCAGAAGACATTCCCTCGCCAGCTAAAAAACATTAGTTTCGGTTTCACAAGAACACATCAGACAGAGAACAGAATTCTTTGATGTAGACTTAATGGGAAGtgaatatattcttttatggAACATAATGGGAAGTGAATACACTCTTTTTCAGCTTGTGTACATGTTCTTTTCCCACAAAATTCCACCATATTCGGCTCTCATTCGAACAGATGGTGCACTCCGTGCTCGAGAGCAACCTGTATATGGCAGATGCTTGTATAGAAGAGAGATGGTACGCTCCATCGATCATCAAAAGCCAGCCATAGCCATAAGACAAAAAATCTAACCCGTAATTCGATAAAACATAATAACAGGCATTGAAAGAACATAATTGGTTAAATCTATAATTCATCTCTCCTCACCTTCCTCACCAGCTTCTGGCTCAACCAGCAGAGCTCCACTTCCTGATTATGCAGTTCATTGAACTTCTTTGGGGTCTCACACCTCTATTTTCGGAACTTTCGGCAAAGGATCCATTACATCAGGATCCGCACCCTAACAGACCATCGGGTTCAGTCTTGGCCAACCTCATCCAAACAGCAGGTTCCAATCACTCCATCAGGTCATAATTCTCGTGGATCGAATTCTTTCAGCTCTGATTCTTCTTCACAGCACTTGTCTCGATTTGCCCTTCATTTTCCAGTTCTGGATTCAGCTGAAGGTCCACTAGGAACAGAACTCAGTTGAATGTCATAAAAGGGTGGAGCCCTACTCGCATTACTAGATTCCTTGATAGTTATCATTGACTTAGAGACATGGCTGCTTcgggaaaatatatatatatatatatatatatatatatatatatctctaagGTTGAACCATTCAAAAACAGTTGgtattttaattgattgaaAAACAAGAAACCAGCACTATCAGGCAAGATCACGATATGGCAGGAGAGAACCCTTCTAGTGGTCTAAAATTCATGAACACTCCAATTCATAGAATCGCTAAGGAAGAGCGGCGCGTACACTAATGTTTGAGGACGCGCCTTCACAAGACGCATTCACTTGATCATTTCAAGATCAAGAGGGTTTATGCTCCTCCACTCAATATATCACTGCATTTAAACTTCACGAGGCAATCTCCCCATCATGAAGCTCTAATAACAGTGAATTTTTATCTCTGATTCTTTGTAAATTCTAAGATGAAGCTCAGATATAACCTCCAATTCCATCACTATCAATAGAAGACCCTGTTTCTATAACAAGAAGTCAACTCTATATAACATGAGATAATTTTCGGGCTAGCCATATAAAATGTGTGATGCGTTGTCATTTCCACAAAGAAGTTCAAAATAGCTGGCAGATTAAGTTGGCAAAGATGGTGGATAAGTGACCCATGACATATATTTGATGACCTAAACagcataatttcttttatccCGGCAATAATGTTAGACATTGCAGCTCTTCAGGTCAAccaaatgcaaaaaaaaatcttcaatGAACTTACAGAAAGCCGGAGAAGATACTAATGCCAGCTGCCCAGCTTAATGAAAAAAGTTGAATAGGaaaaaataacatttaataTCCTTCACTGCTACAATTTCATGGTTAGATCAGCAGCATTTACCCCAGGAAAATACAGTTCAAGAAACCCGCAAGATAATGGTAACAGAGAAGTAAAACTCCCTTAAACCATATCGACAGAAGAAATTTATTTGGCTCCACCAGTTAAAAGCCCAAGCTCACTTGACCCAAAAGATCAGCCGAGAAAGTACGTACCTGACAAACCGGCCTCGTAGAGTAAACGATAGTCCACAATTCAATCTATCATTAGGATTCTATCCTTGAACGGGAGCTCCCATTCATTAAATTCAGAACTATTTGAGACAAGGAAGTGGGGTAAAAAGAATTAAAGTAGAAACAAGCAATCGCATTATTATCAAACAAGATTCAACAGTTCTTGCTCTTTCGATAAAAAAATCCAGTTATGTAATTAGTGATCCACACAGACCACATGGCCATTATGCCTAACACATCTTCGCAAGacattaaaaggaaaaaacacTTGATAAGTACATACAGAAGTGTAAGTCCACTTCCTCTGCTTTTCAAACTGAAATGAACTCCTCACCAAACAAACCATCCAATTACTACCAGACTAGCTAAAGCGAAATATGCACACAGAAATTCCAGCTACCCCGAAATGTACGGGAATTTCATCGGCAGTTACGAATCACCACAAATTATCCCATAAGtcattaaaattgaaaaatgttgAAATCAACAAATTTAACAAAAGTAAATTGTCAGCTCTGAGAAACAGAGAGCTGccagaatttttttatcaaagaACACAAGATTATTTTTAGTGAACCCATCAACCCATTTGAGTTCCTAAGATGTTCCTCAACAACATAAACACAGATCGACCGCGTACACCGCAAACTAAACCTTGACCTAACCAAACCAAAACCCTAAAGAAGCCATCTTTTTGCTTAAGTAGCCACCTTTCGATCCTTACCATTCCCAAAACTTAAATACTCAACCAAACAGAGTacctatacatacatatggaTATGCACATATATTTAACTGGGGGATTACAGAGAGAAGGATTGAGGGACTGGACTTTGGAGAGTCGCAGAGTTCGCTTGCGGCGGTAGGGGGGAGTGAAAGTGAGAGCGAGGACCAGAATAAAGGTTTTTTATTCTTTCACGGTTAAATGTttgcaaattattttttgctcCCTGAAGTTTTACATCTGGACCATTCTGCATCATGAAGACGTCAGGTAGGAATGCAGGGGTGTTAGTAAAAGTCGGGAAAACCGAAAAACTCAAACCTACCCGGACCGAGATAACCGAACCCGAAAAATTGAATTCACCTTATGAGTGGTTTTATGTAGGAGTGTTCGAGTCCGGATACCTtgtttttttcacgatatccGAACCATACCCTATAAGGAACaagtttcaagattttgaaacGGGACTCTATCATGTTGAGTCATGGAACcagaacctgtattatactaCAGGTTCCAAATACCCTGTTgaaacctgtaaatttttttgtctcgctaaataaaataaaaaatgtctcatccataatcagtaatcacgtaAAACAGAATGTCAacatagatttagattaatccatgATACGTCTACAACAAAGagtaatatgtctcatcaatccatccacAAAACAAAACATCCGTAATACTATCAGATCTCACCGAGCACACGCCGAGGTTGTCAAACCAAAGCTACCAACGATAAGGAATCTGAAACTTCCaccgagagagagacagagacagagagggaAAGAGGGTAAAGTAAAAGGGAGAAATATATCTGAATATaactaagaaaaattattatcgagTCCGAGTATCGGTTTCGTCGGAACCGAAATCGATTTTCACCggtttcttattttaatacccgTATTCTACTCTATTTTCAATATGAGCTATCTGGACCCTACCCTAATGGGTAGGTTTCAATCGGTTTCGGGTATACCCAGTATCCGTTCACACCCCTAGTTTTATGGTTAGGAAAAACCTACACAAAAAAACTGGGACTAATCTGAAAACTAATGATTTCCAAAACCGCCCTAATAGTACATaagttttttaaatatataaatttcatcttatattttgtaatttctaatttttaaaattctattctAAATCCTAATGCTTGTCGTTCTTCTCTCAgactctatttttcttttcgccACTCGACTGCTCTTCCACTCCACTGCTCCACCATAAAACCTCAAACCATACTCTTTAGTCCTTAGtcattgaaatttgaaatgcCATGGTGTTTTAATGCTTGTCCTCTTCTAGAGCCATCTgtaattttatatgttttccCGGGCCGGTGTCttcttatgtatatatatgtgtagcGTTGCTTTGTAAtgatacaatgaaatatatgagATTTTTGCTCCATTCccattttcttaataatagCAGTTAACACATGCTCGCACAATCAAGCCCTCTCTACAGAATTCCACGCTCTTCGATCATCAACCTCATCCTCATGTAGTAAACCATCTACCGACAGAAGTAAAATCTTACCCTCCAATGCTTCCACAGTTCCACTATATCAAGCATTATATGATCAGTGTTAAGCTACAGGTCTTATCGAACTTGTTAGATTTAACCGCACACGTTTCTATCAGCATATATCAATCGATCTTCAGTCAAATGCAAGACAGATAGAGGGAAGCAGAACAATAATCTTCTGAAGCAACGTGATCCGTTAGCTGGTTATTAGTTGCAGCCATAACCACTGCGCAGTGCGGAAACCTCGTATGCCTTCAAGCTATTTCTTCTCATCCTAAACCATTTGCTAGCCCTAATACTCCTTCCCCAAGCTACGGAATTCTCGTTCACAAAAGCCTCCAAGGTATCCTCATAGAGCGTCCTCTTACAGAACACTAGTGTGCCACGGAATTGTGCCTATTTCAAAGAGTATTACGAGGCGAAAATGACCATAATTCCATGCTGTAGTTCCTGTATTGCCCATGTCTAGACCACCATGTAAATCTTCGAACCATTTtagaagaaagataaaatcaGCCTCACACGGGTGGGTTTTACTTTtggagaaaattttcaatggtCTTGGGTGTTGATTGAAGAGCTTGACAAGAATTTGAACTTTTGAGAGCAAAGTTGAATTTGTAAGAACTCAAGGTGCAAATTCCTTGTTGCTCACTCCATAATTGCAAAATTCTGTCGACCCGGATATAACAATTCAGTGAATGATTGCATTGTTTTCCCCGTCAGATTAGCTGGTTTGACTATAACCTACACTGCTGgttttctataaaaataaaaaaaggaaattaactTTTTAGGAGAAAAAAACTTGTAGATATGTGCAATGGTGCACACTCTCACATGATTATTAAAATGTTCCACGTTCGATACTCCTGGTGAGATCATCTATACCCCTTTATAAGCTATTaagatttatcttttattgtattaaacTCACGAACCTCTtttgtaatagaaaaaaaattgtaaatatagAAGGGCAAAAAGAATCAAGAATGTTCCATGAACACAATTAGGTGCTTGAATAAATTAGAACGTTAGATGTATTGGTGGAGATCTTTGACCATCACAAAGAGCATGTATGTTCCATCAATATTGGGCTTCTTAATTTTGTGCCTTGCTAGTGCAGAGCCCGGCACTGCGTCGAGAAAAAACCACGTACACTACTTTCATTGTGATATTATAGCTAtgacaaattaaaattcaagTGTGTGCATGCAAGTAGGTTCTCGAAGAATGGGaaaatcatgaaaaatttatggaCTCTATTGatggaaaagagagagagagagattggacAGATTGGAAAGATAAAGGACATAAATGAAATTTGAGAACCTTTTAAGCATAATTGAAGTCAAAGAAGGGAGGCAAAAGCTTAAGGACCAATAATGCCATTTGACCGGACACAGTTCTGTGCTAGTAGTAAATCTTTCGGGCTGGGCCAAGCCCATCAGGCTCCGCAATCCATGGAATGGAACTTTGACCAAAAGCATGGTTCACTAGCCGGGCTTAGTGGGCCCAGGTCCATCCTGAAGCCCGTTTTGCCCAAATTCAAGCCCGCATAGCCCATCTGGTACCCGAAAGATACGCTACTTGTAAAATTAGTCCCCCAATGATGTCACCTAAAGAAATTGGTCTTGCTGTCTCCAAATCCCACACAAATTAGTCCCTCGGTCCCCTAGGGTTGACCTGTTAGACGCGAATCCGACGTGTACGCTGACGCGGAAAAATGCCCATCATTTTAATCGCtaattgtttttaaaaaataacaaataaaaagacGATATTGTTCTTGCGAGTTAGTTTGTCATTTGAATATTGAAATACATATTGAAAGAAATGTTTTACTTTATCAAAGTTTGGAGCAGATTGGCACGAGAACCGGGCCCTCGACTGACGACGGCCCTGAAGTTTTTGGGGAATTTGGGTTCACAATGAAACATaccattttaaatatttatagttAATATTcgtttctctatttttttaatagttaTAAGTAGACTCATGGGCCGATGAAAGGGAAGAAGTACCAAGTCCTATATTTAATCAGAGTCCAATCTAAACTCCATCTCTCTATTATTAGCTTGGTGTTTTTGCACCTATTATTCCTATGTAATTTGCCAAGGAGGATCCCTCTGATTGCTTTTCCAACTTTTGTAATTCTCTATTTCTTTCGCGTTTTGTCCTGTGCCCTTTTTCAATAGGGGATGATTTCGATAGGGAATGAATTCTCATTattttctagaaaaaaaaaatctctctaTTATTTGCTTTAATTTAGTTTAACAAATTAGGGCAATTGagtttatgttttattttcttatccaTCGACTTTTGCCCCTTTATTGTACAGATCTGCAAAGTGAAGATTTTACGATATCGTATAATATCATTGC
Above is a window of Punica granatum isolate Tunisia-2019 chromosome 7, ASM765513v2, whole genome shotgun sequence DNA encoding:
- the LOC116214160 gene encoding phospholipase A1-Igamma1, chloroplastic gives rise to the protein MAISSLVIHNPIPVARLSGGTNRVGIIRSHRSVAFDVHPQSKPSNGMAASPLNHLHLHTEAPPRTDFVDSSTSHLCRYEEMLSVPPKSPREVIASKWHEIHGSTEWENLLDPLHPWLRREIIKYGEFAQAAYDAFDFDRFSEHCGSCKYNKCKFFDSLGLIHNGYEVTEYIHAMSHLHMPRWLERSHLVNTWSKDSNWIGFVAVSNNEETERIGRRDIVVTWRGTMAPSEWYDNLQRELEPFGHGEARVEHGFWSIYTSKSASTRYNKCSASEQAMREITRLVKQYQTRGEEVSLTITGHSLGGALALFNAYEAAQSIPGVHISVISFASPRVGNAAFRDELHHLGIKILRVVLKQDIVPKMPGFILNEGLERFEDITGPLEWVYTHAGKELKLDACASPYLKRGLNPMGFHSVETYMHLVDGFAKTGSGFRADAKRDITLVNKACDLLADELRIPPWWQQEANKGLVCNEYGRWVRPRRDPEDIPSPAKKH